A stretch of the Planctomycetota bacterium genome encodes the following:
- the polX gene encoding DNA polymerase/3'-5' exonuclease PolX, translating into MENAEVAAVFDQIADILEIQDENAFRIRSYRNAAGTIRDYPERMEDLAAGGADLTELPGIGKNLAEKIHAILATGTCPTLEDLRKQIPPHLTDLLRVKGLGAKRAKLLYERLGISTLGELKKYAEAGGIRDLEGMGEKTEQNILKGLATLEAEAGRISIKTAAEQAAAIGRHLERTKAIRRWEPAGSFRRRRETIGDLDILVLAVDRKKAVEAILAYEPIEDRLAVGEEKVSVRLASGLEVDFRFFDAAEFGAAMMYFTGSKAHNIAVRKRAQKRKWKLNEYGLFAGKRRIAGKSEEEVYKKLGLAWIPPELREDRGEVEAAEKKRLPALVEEKDIRGDMHAHTDATDGRATVEEMVEAARKRGYRYLAITDHSQAVTVAHGLTAERLRRQADRVRELAARVKNFWLLAGIEVDILKDGRLDLPEKVLEGLDWVVASVHSVFEMDEAKMTERLLAAIGSGVVDCIGHPFGRLIGSRDP; encoded by the coding sequence ATGGAAAACGCCGAGGTGGCGGCGGTCTTCGACCAGATCGCCGACATCCTGGAAATCCAGGACGAGAACGCCTTCCGCATCCGGTCCTATCGGAACGCGGCCGGGACGATCCGCGATTATCCCGAGCGGATGGAAGACCTGGCGGCCGGCGGGGCGGACCTGACCGAACTGCCGGGCATCGGCAAGAACCTGGCCGAGAAAATTCACGCGATCCTCGCGACGGGGACGTGCCCGACGCTCGAGGACCTTCGGAAGCAAATCCCGCCGCACTTGACGGACCTCCTCCGGGTGAAGGGCCTCGGGGCGAAACGGGCGAAACTCCTTTACGAAAGGTTGGGCATCTCGACGCTCGGCGAGTTGAAAAAGTATGCCGAGGCCGGCGGAATACGCGACCTCGAAGGAATGGGAGAAAAGACCGAGCAGAACATCCTCAAGGGCCTGGCCACCCTCGAGGCCGAGGCGGGCCGCATCAGCATCAAGACCGCCGCCGAGCAGGCGGCGGCGATCGGCCGGCACCTGGAGCGGACGAAAGCGATCCGGCGATGGGAACCGGCGGGCAGTTTCCGCCGACGACGCGAAACGATCGGCGACCTGGATATCCTGGTGCTGGCGGTGGACCGTAAGAAGGCCGTCGAGGCCATCCTTGCCTACGAGCCGATCGAGGACCGCCTCGCCGTCGGCGAGGAGAAGGTCTCGGTGCGCCTGGCGAGCGGGCTGGAGGTGGATTTTCGGTTTTTCGACGCGGCCGAGTTCGGCGCGGCCATGATGTATTTCACGGGCTCGAAAGCCCATAACATTGCGGTGCGGAAGCGCGCGCAGAAACGGAAATGGAAACTGAACGAGTACGGCCTCTTTGCGGGGAAGCGCCGGATCGCCGGCAAGAGCGAGGAGGAAGTCTATAAGAAACTCGGCTTGGCGTGGATCCCGCCGGAACTGCGCGAGGACCGCGGCGAAGTGGAGGCGGCCGAGAAGAAACGCCTGCCCGCGCTGGTCGAGGAAAAGGACATCCGCGGCGACATGCACGCCCACACCGATGCGACCGACGGCCGGGCGACCGTCGAGGAAATGGTCGAGGCGGCACGGAAGCGCGGATACCGATACCTGGCGATCACGGACCATTCGCAGGCGGTGACGGTGGCGCACGGGCTGACGGCCGAGCGGCTCAGGCGACAGGCGGACCGCGTGCGAGAACTCGCCGCACGCGTGAAGAACTTCTGGCTCCTCGCGGGCATCGAGGTGGATATTCTGAAGGACGGCCGACTCGATTTGCCGGAGAAGGTTCTCGAAGGGCTGGACTGGGTCGTCGCGAGCGTGCACAGCGTCTTCGAGATGGACGAGGCGAAGATGACGGAGCGGCTGCTGGCGGCCATCGGGTCGGGCGTTGTAGACTGCATTGGGCATCCGTTCGGCCGGCTCATCGGGAGCCGCGACCCC
- a CDS encoding HTH domain-containing protein: protein MRRARRRRPNGRVLRTIKCLRLLERACYSAEDLAGHFRVSKRTIYRDLRLLVEADVPLVRRNGDRRYHVPYHWPQAAADAPG from the coding sequence TTGCGTCGAGCCCGCCGACGACGCCCCAACGGCCGCGTGTTGCGGACGATTAAGTGCTTGCGGCTTCTGGAGCGCGCGTGCTATAGTGCGGAGGACCTCGCCGGTCACTTTCGCGTGAGCAAGCGGACGATTTACCGCGACCTGCGGCTGCTGGTGGAGGCGGACGTTCCCCTGGTCCGGCGAAACGGCGACCGCCGATACCATGTGCCGTACCACTGGCCCCAAGCCGCCGCAGACGCACCGGGATGA